A window of Pantoea agglomerans contains these coding sequences:
- a CDS encoding aspartate aminotransferase family protein has translation MAAEKIAVTRETFDNVILPVYAPAQFVPVKGKGSRVWDQQGREYIDFSGGIAVTALGHCHPALVEALKTQGETLWHLSNVFTNEPALRLASKLIDATFADRVFFANSGAEANEAAFKLARYYACQRHSPFKSKIIAFHNAFHGRTLFTVSVGGQPKYSDGFGPKPADIVHVPFNDLDAVKAVIDDHTCAIVVEPIQGEGGVMPATPEFMQGLRALCDKHNALLVLDEVQSGMGRSGKLFAYEHYGVTPDILTTAKALGGGFPVSAMLTTHDIASTMSPGVHGTTYGGNPLACAVAEAALDVINTPEVLEGVQARREQFVAALKALDAKRDLFSDIRGKGLLIGAALKPQHAGKARDILNAAAAEGLMVLVAGTDVIRFAPSLVIEPTDIEEGMARFARAVERALSA, from the coding sequence ATGGCAGCGGAGAAAATTGCGGTAACGCGGGAAACGTTCGATAACGTCATTTTGCCTGTTTATGCACCCGCGCAGTTCGTGCCGGTCAAAGGCAAGGGCAGCCGCGTCTGGGATCAGCAGGGCAGAGAGTATATCGACTTCTCCGGCGGCATCGCCGTTACGGCGCTGGGCCACTGTCATCCGGCGCTGGTGGAGGCGCTGAAAACCCAGGGCGAAACCCTGTGGCATCTGAGCAACGTCTTTACCAACGAGCCTGCGCTCCGCCTCGCCAGCAAGCTTATCGACGCCACCTTCGCCGATCGCGTCTTCTTCGCCAACTCCGGCGCGGAAGCGAACGAGGCCGCTTTCAAGCTGGCGCGCTACTACGCCTGCCAGCGCCACAGCCCGTTTAAAAGCAAAATCATCGCCTTCCACAACGCCTTTCACGGCCGCACGCTGTTTACCGTTTCCGTCGGCGGCCAGCCGAAATACTCCGACGGCTTCGGGCCGAAACCGGCGGATATTGTGCACGTTCCCTTTAACGATCTCGACGCGGTAAAAGCGGTTATCGACGACCATACCTGCGCCATCGTGGTCGAGCCGATTCAGGGCGAGGGCGGCGTGATGCCCGCTACGCCAGAGTTTATGCAGGGGCTGCGCGCGCTGTGCGATAAGCATAATGCGCTGCTGGTGCTGGATGAGGTGCAGAGCGGCATGGGGCGCAGCGGCAAGCTGTTCGCCTATGAGCACTACGGCGTGACGCCAGATATTCTTACCACCGCCAAAGCCCTGGGCGGCGGCTTTCCGGTCAGCGCCATGCTGACGACCCATGATATCGCCTCTACCATGTCGCCGGGGGTACACGGCACCACCTACGGCGGTAACCCGCTCGCCTGCGCGGTCGCGGAAGCGGCGCTGGATGTGATCAATACGCCAGAGGTGCTGGAAGGCGTTCAGGCGCGGCGCGAGCAGTTTGTCGCGGCGCTGAAGGCGCTCGACGCGAAGCGGGATCTCTTCTCAGATATTCGCGGCAAAGGGCTGCTGATTGGCGCGGCGCTGAAGCCGCAGCACGCCGGTAAAGCGCGCGACATTCTTAACGCGGCGGCGGCGGAAGGGCTGATGGTGCTGGTGGCGGGCACCGACGTGATCCGGTTTGCGCCGTCGCTGGTAATTGAGCCCACCGATATCGAAGAGGGCATGGCGCGCTTCGCCCGGGCGGTAGAGCGCGCGCTGTCGGCCTGA
- a CDS encoding YccS/YhfK family putative transporter → MWRRIIYHPEVNYALRQTLVLCIPVALGWLFGDLQKGLLFSLVPACCNVAGLDTPHKRFFKRLIVGGSLFALGSFLIQLLTLKGVPLPVVLFALPLLLGVTGEISPLHGRLLSGTLVAAIFTLSLIGRMPIYVPPLLYIGGTLWYGLFNWFWFWLWKEQPMRETLSLIYRELADYCDAKYTLLTQLTDPEKALPPLLARQQKAVDLINTCYQQMHMLSASRDNSHKRLTRAFQVALDLQEHISVSLHQPEEVQKLVERSHAEAVIRWNAKIISARLRALADAILYHQLPSRFDMEKPLGALEKIARQHPDNPVGHFCYYHFSRIARVLRTQKPLYQRDLMTDRQRRLPLLPALRSYLSLKSAALRTAARFAVMLMFGSALAMLFDIPKPYWILMTIMFVSQNGYSATRVRIQHRALGTFAGLVIAAASLRFAVPESLVLLFMLAVTLVSYLVTRKYYGWSMIGFTVTAVYSLQLLSLNGAQFLLPRLMDTLMGCLIAFGGMLWLWPQWQSGLLRQNAHDALEAYQDALRMLLGPEQEAKQLAYQRMQVNQAHNALFNSLNQAMQEPGFNAQYLKDMRLWVTHSQFIVEHINAMTILAREHTMLTSDLAQRYLQSCEIALQRCQQRLEYDGPGSQTNVMAGVENLDEGPTTILEQHVKRILEHLNVMHTISSLAWSQRPHHGRWLIRHLRKG, encoded by the coding sequence ATGTGGCGTCGAATCATCTATCACCCCGAAGTTAACTATGCCCTGCGGCAGACGCTGGTGCTCTGCATTCCGGTGGCGCTCGGCTGGCTGTTCGGCGATCTGCAAAAAGGCCTGCTCTTCTCTCTTGTGCCCGCCTGCTGCAACGTTGCGGGTCTGGATACGCCCCATAAGCGCTTCTTTAAGCGTCTGATCGTTGGCGGCTCGCTGTTCGCCCTCGGCAGCTTTCTGATCCAGCTGTTAACCCTGAAAGGCGTGCCGCTGCCTGTCGTGCTCTTTGCGCTGCCGCTGCTGCTGGGCGTCACCGGCGAAATCAGCCCGCTTCACGGCCGCCTGCTCTCCGGCACGCTGGTGGCGGCTATCTTTACCCTGAGCCTGATTGGCCGCATGCCGATCTACGTGCCCCCGCTGCTCTATATCGGCGGCACGCTCTGGTACGGGCTCTTTAACTGGTTCTGGTTCTGGCTGTGGAAAGAGCAGCCGATGCGCGAAACCCTGAGCCTGATCTACCGCGAACTGGCGGACTACTGCGACGCGAAATATACCCTGCTGACCCAGCTCACCGATCCGGAAAAAGCGCTGCCCCCGCTGCTGGCGCGCCAGCAGAAAGCGGTCGATCTGATCAACACCTGCTATCAGCAGATGCATATGCTCTCCGCCAGCCGCGACAACAGCCATAAGCGGCTGACGCGCGCGTTTCAGGTGGCGCTCGACCTGCAGGAGCATATCTCCGTCAGCCTGCACCAGCCGGAAGAGGTGCAGAAGCTGGTGGAGCGCAGCCATGCGGAAGCGGTGATCCGCTGGAACGCCAAAATTATCTCGGCGCGGCTGCGCGCCCTGGCCGACGCCATCCTTTATCACCAGCTGCCGAGCCGTTTCGATATGGAGAAGCCGCTCGGCGCGCTGGAGAAGATCGCCCGTCAGCACCCCGATAATCCGGTAGGCCACTTCTGCTACTACCACTTCAGCCGCATCGCGCGCGTGCTGCGCACGCAAAAGCCGCTCTATCAGCGCGACCTGATGACCGACCGCCAGCGCCGCCTGCCGCTGCTGCCCGCGCTGCGCAGCTATCTGTCGCTGAAGTCCGCCGCGCTGCGCACCGCCGCGCGCTTCGCCGTGATGCTGATGTTCGGCAGCGCGCTGGCGATGCTGTTCGATATTCCCAAGCCCTACTGGATCCTGATGACCATTATGTTTGTCAGCCAGAACGGCTACAGCGCCACGCGGGTGCGCATCCAGCACCGGGCGCTGGGCACCTTCGCCGGCCTGGTAATCGCCGCCGCCTCGCTGCGCTTCGCGGTGCCGGAATCGCTGGTGCTGCTGTTTATGCTGGCGGTAACGCTGGTTAGCTATCTGGTAACGCGCAAATACTACGGCTGGTCGATGATCGGCTTTACCGTGACGGCGGTCTATTCGCTGCAGCTGCTGTCGCTGAACGGCGCGCAGTTTTTACTGCCGCGCCTGATGGACACGCTGATGGGCTGCCTGATCGCCTTCGGCGGCATGCTGTGGCTGTGGCCGCAGTGGCAAAGCGGACTGCTGCGTCAAAACGCCCACGACGCGCTGGAAGCCTATCAGGATGCGCTACGGATGCTGCTGGGGCCGGAGCAGGAGGCGAAGCAGCTGGCGTATCAGCGTATGCAGGTTAATCAGGCGCACAATGCGTTGTTCAACTCGCTCAATCAGGCGATGCAGGAGCCGGGCTTTAACGCGCAGTACCTGAAAGATATGCGCCTGTGGGTCACGCACAGCCAGTTTATCGTCGAGCATATCAACGCCATGACGATCCTCGCCCGTGAGCACACCATGCTGACGTCGGATCTGGCGCAGCGCTATCTGCAGTCGTGCGAAATCGCGCTGCAACGCTGCCAGCAGCGGCTGGAATATGACGGGCCGGGATCGCAGACCAACGTGATGGCGGGCGTGGAGAACCTGGATGAGGGGCCGACGACGATTCTGGAACAGCATGTGAAGCGCATTCTGGAGCACCTCAACGTTATGCATACCATCTCGTCACTGGCCTGGAGCCAGCGGCCGCACCACGGTCGCTGGCTGATAAGACATTTACGGAAAGGGTAA
- the crp gene encoding cAMP-activated global transcriptional regulator CRP, producing MVLGKPQTDPTLEWFLSHCHIHKYPSKSTLIHQGEKAETLYYIVKGSLAVLIKDEEGKEMILSYLNQGDFIGELGLFEEGQERSAWVRAKTACEVAEISYKKFRQLIQVNPDILMRLSSQMARRLQVTSEKVGNLAFLDVTGRIAQTLLNLAKQPDAMTHPDGMQIKITRQEIGQIVGCSRETVGRILKMLEDQNLISAHGKTIVVYGTR from the coding sequence ATGGTTCTCGGCAAACCGCAAACAGACCCTACACTCGAATGGTTCCTGTCCCATTGCCATATTCACAAATATCCATCCAAAAGTACGCTGATTCATCAGGGTGAGAAGGCTGAAACCCTCTACTACATCGTGAAAGGTTCCCTTGCGGTGCTGATCAAAGATGAAGAGGGCAAAGAGATGATCCTCTCTTACCTGAATCAGGGTGATTTTATCGGCGAGCTTGGCCTGTTTGAAGAAGGCCAGGAGCGTAGCGCCTGGGTACGCGCGAAAACCGCGTGCGAAGTAGCGGAAATTTCCTACAAGAAATTCCGTCAGCTTATTCAGGTGAACCCGGATATTTTAATGCGTCTCTCTTCGCAGATGGCGCGCCGTCTGCAGGTTACCTCGGAAAAAGTGGGCAATTTAGCTTTCCTCGACGTGACCGGACGTATTGCACAAACCCTGCTTAACCTGGCGAAGCAGCCAGACGCCATGACGCATCCCGACGGCATGCAAATCAAAATTACTCGTCAGGAAATTGGCCAAATCGTTGGTTGCTCACGCGAAACCGTGGGCCGCATTTTGAAAATGTTGGAAGACCAGAACCTGATTTCCGCACACGGCAAAACCATTGTCGTTTACGGCACCCGCTGA
- a CDS encoding OsmC family protein → MQARVKWIEGLTFLGESASGHQILMDGNSGDKAPSPMEMVLMATGGCSAIDVVSILQKGRNEVVDCEVKLTSERREEAPRLFTHINLHFVVTGKALSDKAVARAVDLSAEKYCSVALMLGKGVEITHSYEVVAL, encoded by the coding sequence ATGCAGGCAAGAGTGAAGTGGATCGAAGGATTAACCTTTCTCGGCGAGTCGGCGTCAGGGCATCAGATCCTGATGGACGGTAACTCCGGCGATAAAGCGCCAAGTCCAATGGAAATGGTGCTGATGGCGACGGGCGGCTGTAGCGCCATCGATGTGGTTTCCATATTGCAGAAGGGCCGCAACGAGGTAGTGGACTGTGAGGTGAAACTGACCTCGGAGCGTCGTGAAGAGGCGCCGCGCCTGTTTACCCATATCAATCTGCATTTTGTGGTGACCGGCAAGGCGCTGAGCGATAAAGCCGTGGCGCGCGCGGTAGATCTCTCGGCGGAAAAATATTGTTCGGTGGCGTTGATGCTGGGCAAGGGCGTTGAGATTACCCATAGCTATGAAGTGGTCGCGCTGTAA
- a CDS encoding phosphoribulokinase — protein MSARHPIIAVTGSSGAGTTTTSLAFRKIFQQLNLHAAELEGDSFHRYTRPEMDMAIRKARDLGRHISYFGPEANDFGLLEQTFTDYGNAGKGQSRKYLHTYDEAVPWNQVPGTFTPWQPLPENTDVLFYEGLHGGVVTQQHNVAEKVDLLVGVVPIVNLEWIQKLVRDTSERGHSREAVMDSVVRSMEDYINFITPQFSRTHINFQRVPTVDTSNPFAAREIPSLDESFVVIHFRGLENIDFPYLLAMLQGSFISHMNTLVVPGGKMGLAMELIMAPLVQRLMEGKQIA, from the coding sequence ATGTCAGCACGACACCCGATTATTGCGGTAACCGGCTCAAGCGGCGCCGGCACCACCACCACCAGCCTGGCGTTTCGTAAAATTTTTCAGCAGCTCAATCTGCACGCCGCCGAGCTGGAGGGCGACAGCTTCCACCGCTATACGCGGCCAGAAATGGATATGGCGATCCGTAAGGCGCGCGATTTAGGACGCCATATCAGCTATTTCGGCCCGGAGGCCAACGACTTCGGCCTGCTGGAGCAGACCTTTACCGACTACGGCAACGCGGGCAAAGGGCAGTCGCGCAAATATCTGCACACCTACGACGAAGCCGTGCCCTGGAATCAGGTGCCCGGCACCTTTACGCCCTGGCAGCCGCTGCCGGAAAATACCGACGTGCTGTTTTATGAAGGGCTGCACGGCGGCGTGGTGACGCAGCAGCATAACGTGGCGGAGAAGGTCGACCTGCTGGTGGGCGTGGTGCCGATCGTTAACCTGGAGTGGATCCAGAAGCTGGTGCGCGACACCAGCGAGCGCGGCCACTCACGCGAGGCGGTGATGGACTCGGTGGTGCGCTCGATGGAGGATTACATCAACTTCATTACGCCGCAGTTTTCACGCACCCATATTAACTTCCAGCGCGTGCCGACCGTTGATACTTCAAACCCGTTTGCCGCGCGCGAAATTCCGTCGCTGGATGAGAGCTTCGTGGTTATTCACTTTCGCGGGCTGGAGAATATCGACTTCCCCTATCTGCTGGCGATGCTGCAGGGCTCGTTTATTTCGCATATGAATACGCTGGTGGTGCCGGGCGGCAAGATGGGTCTGGCGATGGAGCTGATTATGGCGCCGCTGGTGCAGCGGCTGATGGAAGGCAAGCAGATCGCCTGA
- a CDS encoding YheU family protein has product MIIPWQQLDPDTLTNLIEAFVLREGTDYGEQERSLAQKVADVRRQLERGDVVLVWSELHETINIMPRSEFRG; this is encoded by the coding sequence ATGATTATTCCCTGGCAACAGCTCGATCCCGATACCCTTACCAACCTGATTGAAGCCTTTGTGCTGCGCGAAGGCACCGACTACGGCGAGCAGGAGCGCAGCCTGGCGCAAAAGGTGGCCGACGTGCGCCGCCAGCTGGAGCGCGGCGACGTGGTGCTGGTCTGGTCGGAACTGCATGAAACCATCAATATTATGCCGCGCAGCGAATTTCGCGGCTGA
- a CDS encoding hydrolase, with amino-acid sequence MDQTSAGDMNFTPDASTSFMPPRALRNPHLQTVLPRLVRRRLLLRPHWQRLDLPDGDFVDLAWSEDPQQASHKPRVVLFHGLEGNFHSPYAHGLMHACQRHGWLGVVMHFRGCSGEPNRLHRIYHSGETEDAAFFLRWLKTRWGEAPTAAVGVSLGGNMLGCLLGALGDDAPLDAGVIVSAPLLLEPCSLKLEQGFSRFYQRYLLDQLKKNAERKLRAWPGTLPVDLPQLRALRRLRDFDDAITARAHGFLDAADYYRRASAMPLLKNVRKPLLIIHAKDDPFMTDEVIPQADQLSASTTYQLTPHGGHVGFVGGTLRQPQMWLEQRVPQWLTQWLSS; translated from the coding sequence ATGGATCAGACAAGTGCTGGCGATATGAATTTTACTCCTGACGCATCGACGAGCTTTATGCCGCCGCGCGCCCTGCGCAATCCCCATCTGCAGACGGTGCTGCCGCGGCTGGTGCGTCGCCGCCTGCTGCTGCGTCCGCACTGGCAGCGCCTCGACCTGCCGGACGGCGACTTTGTCGATCTCGCCTGGAGCGAAGATCCGCAGCAGGCGAGCCATAAGCCGCGCGTGGTGTTGTTTCACGGTCTGGAGGGTAACTTCCACAGCCCTTACGCCCACGGGCTGATGCACGCCTGTCAGCGCCACGGCTGGCTCGGCGTGGTGATGCACTTTCGCGGCTGCAGCGGCGAGCCGAATCGCCTGCATCGCATCTATCACTCCGGCGAAACCGAAGACGCCGCCTTTTTTCTGCGCTGGCTGAAAACGCGCTGGGGCGAGGCGCCAACCGCCGCGGTAGGGGTGTCGCTCGGCGGTAATATGCTGGGCTGCCTGCTCGGCGCGCTGGGAGACGACGCGCCGCTCGACGCAGGGGTGATCGTTTCCGCGCCGCTGCTGCTGGAGCCGTGCAGCCTGAAGCTGGAACAGGGCTTCTCACGCTTTTATCAGCGCTATCTGCTCGACCAGCTGAAAAAGAACGCCGAGCGCAAGCTGCGCGCCTGGCCGGGCACGCTGCCGGTAGACCTGCCGCAGCTCAGGGCGCTGCGTCGCCTGCGCGACTTCGACGACGCCATTACCGCTCGCGCCCACGGCTTTCTTGACGCGGCCGACTATTACCGTCGCGCCAGCGCCATGCCGCTGCTGAAAAATGTGCGCAAGCCCTTGCTGATCATTCACGCGAAAGACGATCCTTTTATGACTGACGAGGTGATCCCGCAGGCGGATCAGCTCTCAGCCAGCACGACCTATCAACTCACGCCGCATGGCGGACACGTTGGCTTTGTCGGTGGCACGCTGCGTCAACCGCAGATGTGGCTCGAGCAGCGTGTGCCGCAGTGGCTTACACAGTGGCTCTCATCATGA
- a CDS encoding LysE family translocator: MELSLFFSMLGFLWVAAITPGPNNMLLTASGANFGFWRTLPLMIGIMIGMQVMLLMVAFGVGGLILLYPALHLILKIAGSLYLLWLAWKIATAAYEELESGDAPPKPMPFWQGGLLQLINPKAWLMALGAVASFSLAGSAYLHSVTAISFGMFLVNLVAGVIWIGFGALIGRILRSRRAWTLFNLAMGLLTAACVLLIWR, translated from the coding sequence ATGGAACTGAGCCTGTTTTTCTCAATGTTAGGTTTTCTCTGGGTGGCCGCCATCACGCCAGGACCTAATAATATGTTACTCACCGCGTCCGGCGCCAATTTCGGCTTCTGGCGCACGCTGCCGTTAATGATCGGCATTATGATCGGCATGCAGGTGATGCTGCTGATGGTGGCGTTCGGCGTTGGCGGCCTGATCCTGCTCTATCCCGCGCTGCACCTTATCCTGAAAATCGCCGGCAGTCTTTATCTGCTCTGGCTGGCGTGGAAAATCGCCACCGCCGCCTATGAAGAGCTGGAGAGCGGCGACGCGCCGCCGAAACCGATGCCGTTCTGGCAGGGCGGTCTGCTGCAGCTGATCAATCCAAAAGCCTGGCTGATGGCGCTGGGGGCGGTTGCGAGCTTCAGCCTCGCCGGCTCCGCCTACCTGCACTCGGTCACGGCCATCAGCTTCGGCATGTTTCTGGTTAACCTGGTGGCGGGGGTTATCTGGATCGGCTTTGGCGCGCTGATTGGCCGCATCCTGCGCAGCCGCCGCGCCTGGACCCTCTTTAACCTGGCGATGGGGCTGCTGACCGCCGCCTGCGTGCTGCTAATCTGGCGCTGA
- a CDS encoding LacI family DNA-binding transcriptional regulator produces MSIEKVALLAGVSKATVSRVLNQHPGVKADTRDRVLAAISASEYQPNLLARQLRTAQSNMLLVLISDITNPFCSRVVQGIEAEAEAQGYHILLCNSASQLRRDSAWLGLLTGKVVDGVITMDAASALKDIAAIIGDAPWVQCAEYDPAIPASSVAIDNRDAAQETVRYLAGKGRRRIGLVNSDMRYLYSHQREAGYRAGLEALALPWHGVAYAEEISCEAGSRALRQLLQQPEPPDAVLAVSDVLAVGVIHAALEAGLRVPEDLAVVGFDGIPFTSSLNPPLTTVEQPMYQLGARSVQLLLQRIRRPASPVTHEVLPWKRVERASS; encoded by the coding sequence ATGTCCATCGAGAAGGTCGCGCTGCTGGCGGGCGTATCAAAAGCAACGGTCTCCCGCGTGCTTAACCAACATCCCGGGGTTAAAGCGGATACGCGCGATCGGGTGCTGGCGGCGATCTCCGCCAGCGAATATCAGCCTAATTTACTGGCGCGCCAGCTGCGTACCGCCCAGAGCAATATGCTGCTGGTGCTGATATCCGATATCACTAACCCCTTCTGCTCGCGCGTGGTGCAGGGCATCGAGGCGGAAGCGGAGGCGCAGGGCTACCATATTCTTCTTTGCAACTCCGCCTCGCAGCTGCGGCGTGATTCCGCCTGGCTTGGGCTGCTGACCGGTAAAGTGGTGGATGGGGTGATCACCATGGATGCGGCGTCCGCGCTAAAGGATATCGCCGCCATTATCGGCGACGCGCCCTGGGTGCAGTGTGCGGAATACGATCCCGCGATACCCGCCTCTTCCGTCGCTATCGATAACCGCGACGCGGCGCAGGAAACGGTGCGCTATCTGGCGGGCAAAGGCCGCCGCCGTATCGGGCTGGTAAACAGCGATATGCGCTACCTCTATTCGCATCAGCGTGAGGCGGGCTATCGCGCAGGGCTGGAGGCGCTGGCGCTGCCGTGGCACGGCGTCGCCTATGCCGAGGAGATTTCATGCGAAGCGGGCAGCCGGGCGCTGCGTCAGCTTTTGCAGCAGCCCGAACCGCCCGACGCGGTGCTGGCGGTCTCGGACGTGCTGGCGGTGGGCGTTATACACGCCGCGCTGGAAGCGGGTCTGCGCGTACCGGAGGATCTTGCGGTGGTGGGCTTTGACGGCATTCCCTTCACCAGCAGCCTGAATCCGCCGCTTACCACCGTCGAACAGCCGATGTATCAGCTTGGCGCGCGCAGCGTTCAGCTTTTGCTGCAGCGCATCCGCCGTCCGGCGTCGCCGGTAACCCATGAGGTGTTGCCGTGGAAGCGCGTCGAGCGCGCCTCCAGCTAG
- the tauA gene encoding taurine ABC transporter substrate-binding protein has protein sequence MAVKTPLTLLAAALSLLVFQAQAVNVTVAYQTSAEPAKVAQADNTFAKESGATVDWRKFDSGAGVLRALASGDVQIGNIGSSPLAVAATQQLPIEAFLLASQLGNSEALVVKKSISGPKDLIGKRIAVPFISTTHYSLLAALKHWGIKPTEVQLVNLQPPAIIAAWQRGDIDGAYVWAPAVNQLEKEGKVLTDSSQVGQWGSPTLDVWVVRKDFAKAHPDVVTAFARSALEAQKSYIDNPDGWLKQPANLSKLSRLSGVPEAQVPELVKGNTYLTAQQQIEQLGKPVNKAIVDTAHFLKEQGKVPQANADYSDFVTSRFVEPLAKQ, from the coding sequence ATGGCAGTAAAAACACCTTTAACCCTTCTGGCCGCAGCGCTTTCGCTGCTGGTTTTTCAGGCGCAGGCCGTCAACGTAACGGTGGCGTATCAGACCTCCGCCGAGCCGGCCAAGGTGGCGCAGGCGGATAACACCTTTGCCAAAGAGAGCGGCGCGACCGTTGACTGGCGCAAGTTTGACAGCGGGGCAGGCGTGCTGCGCGCGCTGGCGTCGGGGGATGTGCAGATCGGCAATATCGGCTCCAGCCCGCTGGCGGTAGCCGCCACGCAGCAGCTGCCCATCGAGGCGTTCCTGCTGGCCTCTCAGCTCGGCAACTCTGAGGCGCTGGTGGTGAAGAAAAGCATCAGCGGCCCGAAAGATCTTATTGGCAAGCGCATCGCCGTGCCCTTTATTTCCACCACCCACTACAGCCTGCTGGCAGCGCTGAAGCACTGGGGGATCAAGCCGACCGAGGTGCAGCTGGTGAACCTGCAGCCGCCCGCGATTATCGCCGCCTGGCAGCGCGGTGATATCGACGGCGCCTACGTCTGGGCGCCCGCCGTCAACCAGCTGGAGAAAGAGGGAAAAGTGCTGACGGACTCCTCTCAGGTCGGACAGTGGGGCTCGCCGACGCTTGACGTCTGGGTGGTGCGCAAAGATTTTGCCAAAGCGCATCCTGACGTGGTGACCGCCTTCGCCCGCAGCGCCCTTGAGGCGCAGAAATCCTATATCGATAACCCGGATGGCTGGCTGAAGCAGCCGGCTAACCTGAGCAAGCTGTCGCGCCTGAGCGGCGTGCCGGAAGCGCAGGTGCCGGAGCTGGTGAAAGGCAATACCTATCTCACTGCGCAGCAGCAGATTGAGCAGCTGGGCAAGCCGGTAAATAAAGCAATTGTCGATACGGCGCACTTCCTGAAAGAGCAGGGCAAAGTGCCGCAGGCGAATGCTGACTACAGCGACTTCGTAACCAGCCGCTTTGTCGAGCCGCTGGCGAAACAGTAA
- the tauB gene encoding taurine ABC transporter ATP-binding subunit → MLRIAHLNARYDGRPALQDINLQIDKGELLVALGPSGCGKTTLLNLIAGFLPVESGSITLEGKTISGPGAERGVVFQHEGLLPWRNVLDNVAFGLQLAGMARGERNAIARRLIKKVGLEGAENRPIWQLSGGQRQRVGIARALAADPQLLLLDEPFGALDAFTREQMQTLLLTLWRDSGKQIFLITHDIEEAVFLASELLLLSPGPGRILERLKLNFGQRFAAGEPCRAIKSDPAFIAQREYVLSRVFEQREAFA, encoded by the coding sequence ATGCTGCGCATCGCTCACCTCAACGCCCGTTATGACGGACGCCCGGCGCTGCAGGATATTAATCTGCAGATCGATAAAGGCGAACTGCTGGTGGCGCTCGGTCCCTCGGGCTGCGGCAAAACCACGCTGCTTAACCTGATCGCCGGCTTTTTGCCGGTGGAGTCCGGCAGCATCACGCTGGAGGGGAAAACCATCAGCGGGCCAGGCGCGGAGCGCGGCGTGGTGTTTCAGCATGAGGGGCTGCTGCCGTGGCGTAACGTGCTGGACAACGTCGCTTTTGGTCTGCAGCTCGCCGGGATGGCGCGCGGCGAACGTAACGCCATCGCACGCCGGCTGATTAAAAAGGTCGGGCTGGAAGGGGCGGAAAACCGCCCCATCTGGCAGCTCTCCGGCGGCCAGCGGCAGCGCGTCGGCATCGCCCGCGCGCTGGCGGCGGATCCGCAGCTGCTGCTGCTCGACGAGCCTTTCGGCGCGCTGGACGCCTTTACCCGCGAGCAGATGCAGACGCTGCTGCTGACGCTGTGGCGCGACAGCGGCAAGCAAATTTTCCTTATCACGCACGATATCGAAGAGGCGGTGTTTCTCGCCAGCGAGCTGCTGCTGCTTTCGCCCGGGCCGGGCCGCATCCTGGAGCGCCTGAAGCTTAACTTCGGGCAGCGTTTTGCCGCCGGCGAACCCTGCCGCGCCATTAAATCCGATCCCGCTTTTATTGCGCAGCGCGAATATGTGCTGAGCCGGGTATTCGAGCAGCGGGAGGCCTTTGCATGA
- the tauC gene encoding taurine ABC transporter permease TauC: MSAVINDKTTVARRRLRWPFSRSFSLSLLSLALLLLIWWSITALGLISPLFLPAPQQVLSKLLLIASPQGFMDATLWQHLAASLTRMLVALFAAAAIGIPVGIAMGLSPAVRGLLDPLIELYRPVPPLAYLPLMVIWFGIGETSKILLIYLAIFAPVTLSTLAGVRNTQQVRIRAAQSLGASRWQLLRWVILPGALPEILTGLRIGLGVGWSTLVAAELIAATRGLGFMVQSAGEFLATDVVLAGIAVIALIAFTLELGLRALQRRLTPWNGEQQ; encoded by the coding sequence ATGAGCGCGGTGATCAACGACAAAACCACGGTGGCGCGTCGGCGCTTGCGCTGGCCTTTTTCCCGCTCGTTCAGCCTGAGCCTGCTGAGTCTGGCACTGCTGCTGCTGATCTGGTGGAGCATCACGGCGCTGGGTCTGATTAGCCCGCTGTTTCTGCCGGCGCCGCAGCAGGTGCTGAGCAAGCTGCTGCTGATCGCCAGTCCGCAGGGCTTTATGGACGCCACGCTGTGGCAGCATCTCGCCGCCAGCCTGACGCGCATGCTGGTTGCCCTGTTCGCCGCGGCGGCCATCGGCATTCCGGTCGGCATCGCGATGGGCCTGAGTCCGGCGGTGCGCGGCCTGCTCGACCCGCTGATTGAGCTCTACCGCCCCGTCCCGCCGCTCGCCTATTTGCCGCTGATGGTGATCTGGTTCGGCATCGGGGAGACCTCCAAAATCCTGCTGATCTATCTGGCGATTTTTGCGCCGGTAACGCTCTCGACCCTGGCGGGGGTGCGCAATACGCAGCAGGTGCGCATTCGCGCCGCTCAGTCGCTGGGCGCCAGCCGATGGCAGCTACTGCGCTGGGTGATCCTGCCTGGCGCGCTGCCGGAGATCCTGACCGGTCTGCGCATCGGTCTTGGCGTCGGCTGGTCGACGCTGGTGGCCGCCGAACTGATCGCCGCGACGCGCGGGCTTGGCTTTATGGTGCAGTCCGCCGGTGAGTTTCTGGCGACCGACGTGGTGCTGGCGGGTATCGCGGTGATTGCGCTGATTGCCTTTACCTTAGAACTGGGGCTGCGCGCCCTGCAGCGTCGGTTGACGCCCTGGAACGGAGAACAACAATGA